Genomic segment of Limnohabitans sp. INBF002:
GTGCACCAATCAGCCTTGCTGGGTCAGCATGCCTTGACGTATACCGCGCTTGGATTCATGGCGATCTTGATGCACCGCCGTTTGTTGTGGTTCACGGTGCCTTCACAGGCCATGCAGGTGCTGCCGATGTTTGCGGTGGCGCATGCGTTGGAGTTGCTGGTGCGCATGATGTCGGGTGCGCTGTTTCCCGGTTGGCCTATCTTTTTGGCGCCGCTGTTAGAGGCCGTGTTGTGGCCTGTGGTCAGCGTGTTTTTGTTGGCGCCGCAGCGTCGCGCACCCAATCCTGACGCGAACCGACCGCTATGAGGGTGATTCGCGACATCGAGTCCGACCTGCGACGCTTCAGGTCGCGCATGGTGGTGGTGACGGGTGCGATTGTGGTGTTGTTTAGCCTGTTGTCGATTCGCCTGTTTTATTTGCAGGTGGTGCGCTACGACGAACTCAACGCACAAGCCGAAAACAACCGCACGGCCATCGTGCCCATCGTGCCCAACCGTGGCGTCATCATGGACCGCAACGGCATTGTGTTGGCCACCAACTACTCGGCCTACACCCTCGAAATTACCGCATCTAAAGTGGTCTTGCCGCTGGAAGAAGTGATCGAGCAGCTCTCGGGCGTCATTGACATTCAGGCCCGCGACAAGCGTCGCTTTAAAAAGCAACTGGGCGAATCTAAGAGCTTTGAATCGGTGCCTATTCGCAACCGATTGAGCGACGAAGAAGTGGCTCGCTTTGCTGCGCAGCGCTATCGTTTTCCTGGCGTTGAAATTCGCGCGCGTTTGTTCCGCAACTACCCGTACAACCAACTGGCCAGCCACGTGATTGGCTACATCGGTCGTATCAACCAAGCGGAAAAAGGCAAGATTGAAGAGTCGGATGATGCGGGCAATTACCGTGGCACCGACTACATCGGCAAACTTGGTGTCGAGCAAAGCTACGAAACACAGTTGCACGGCACCACGGGCGTGCAAGAGATGGAAACCTCGGCAGGCGGACGCGCCGTGCGCCGCCTCAACAGCAGCCAAGCGATTCCCGGCAACAGCGTGGTGTTGTCCATCGACATCAAGTTGCAAAAGCTGGTCGAAGACCTCTACGGCAAACGCCGTGGCGCCTTGGTGGCCCTTGACCCCAAGACCGGCGAAGTGCTGGCGTTTGTGAGCAAGCCCACCTTCGATCCCAACTTGTTTGTGGACGGCATTGACTCTGAAAACTGGGCGGCGCTCAATGAGTCCATCGACAAGCCTTTGTTGAATCGCGCCTTGCGCGGCACCTACCCGCCCGGCTCGACCTACAAGCCCTTCATGGCTTTGGCCGCGTTGCAAACCGGCAAGCGTGCGGAGAAGACACTGATCTCCGACCCCGGCTACTTCATGTTTGGTAACCACCGCTTCCGTGACGACAAAGAGGGTGGCCATGGTGCGGTGGACATGTACAAGTCCATCGTCGAGTCGTGCGACACCTACTACTACACACTGGCGCGTGACATGGGCGTGGACTTGATGCACGACCAAATGAAACCCTTGGGTTTTGGCCAAATCACAGGCATCGACATTTTGGGTGAGTCGCGCGGCGTGCTGCCATCTACCGAGTGGAAACGCAACACCTACAAGAAGCCAGAGCAGCAACGTTGGTATTCAGGCGAAACCATTTCGCTGGGCATTGGTCAGGGTTACAACAACTTCACCATGCTGCAAATCGCGCACGCGATGGGCACCGTGGCCAACAACGGTTTGAAGATGAAGCCGCATTTGGTGCGCGAAGTGGTGGACGTTGAAACCAAGGCGTCGACCCTTGTGGCCAAGGAGCCCATCGGGCAACTGCCGTTGTCGCCAGAGAATTTAGAGGTCATCAAAAAAGGCATGATCGGTGTGAACGTCGAGGGCACGTCTGCCACCAGCTTCATTGGTGCGCAGTATGTGAGCGCCGGCAAAACGGGCACGGCGCAGGTGTTCACGGTCAAACAAAACGAAAAGTACAACGCAGCGGCCATTGATGAACGCATGCGCGACCATGCGTTGTTCGTGGCGTTTGCGCCAGCAGACGACCCCAAAGTGGCCTTGGCCATGGTGGTAGAAAACGCTGGCTTTGGCGCTCAAAACGCAGCGCCGATTGCACGTCGCGTGTTTGATTTCGTCATCACGGGGCAGTACCCCTCACAAGAAGACATTGAAGCGGTGCAAAGAGGTCAGGCGACACGGCCAATTGGCAAACCCCGCCCAGTGGCCAGCGTACCTTGGCCGCCCAAGGCGGCTGAGTTGGCAGTGGAAGAGCCTGTCGTGGCTGCTTCTGCGGCTGAGAAAGCAGCTGCAGCCGCAGCAAAAGCCGCCTCGGCTGCTGCCAAATCTGCTTCCGCTGCTGCTGCGTCTGCGGCGGCGCAAAAGCCAGCTACCACCAGCCCACGCTGACCGGCCTCAAAGGCGCTGTTGGGCCTTAGCGCAAAAACGCGTCGTAGCTGGTTTTGCAAATCAGCGCGCTCACCACCACGATGAACATGCCACGCACAAAACCTGCGCCGTGCTGCAACGCCATGCGCGTACCCAGCAAGCTACCCGCCACATTGGCCATGGCCATCGGCAGGGCCAAATGCCACCACACGTGGCCTTTCATTGTGAACAAGATCAAGGCGGCGATGTTGCTGGAAAGGTTCAACAGCTTGGCCGCCACCGACGCATTGAGAAAGTCATAGCCCAACCAACGCACCAGCAAAAACACAAAGAAGCTGCCCGTGCCAGGCCCAAAAAATCCGTCGTAAAAACCAATGGTCAAACCGATGGTGGAGGTCGCCAATAACTCTGCACGGCCATGAAAGCGTGGCGCATGGTGGCGCCCCATGTCTTTGCGCATCAAGGTGTAGATCAGGACAACCAGCAAGACGACGGGTAACAAGCGACGCAAAAATTCGGGCGAAACCAAGGTCACCAGCCATGCGCCTGCAAAGGCGGCCACCATGGTGGTTGCCGCGGCTGGGAGCAAGGCTGACCAGCGCACCTGCACGCGACGGCTGTACTGCCAAGTGGCAAAGGCCGTGCCCCAAACCGACGCGCTTTTGTTGGTGCCAAACAACGTGGCGGGTGCCGTGGATGGGTAGACGGCGAAGAGGGCGGGTAGCAAGATCAAACCGCCGCCGCCGACGATTGAGTCCACAAAGCCAGCCAAAGCGGAGGCAAAGGTGGTGAAGAAAAGTTCCATGCGCAGATTGTGGTCGGAAATGACGTGCCCAGAAAAAGCAAAAGGCACCGGGGGTAACCGGTGCCTTTCCTGGGTGACGCCCCTTAGGAAGCGTCTGTTGTGTTTGTCTCCTCAGACCCTCGTGATACAGCGCTTACGCCGTTTCGAGTGCAATGACTGTAAGCGCCACTCAGTCTCCTTTTGCCTAGGATTTTCCCTTGCGGACTAACCCGAGGCGTATGCGACTCACGCTTGCTCGGCTTCGTGCGCCAGCCATTGCGCGGCCTTTTCGGCCAGCATCAAGGTGGGGCTGTTGGTGTTGCCGCTGGTGATGGTGGGCATCACGCTGGCATCCACCACGCGCAGGCCGCGCACCACGCCGCCGCGCCCATCTCGCACGCGCAACTCGGGGTCGACCACGGCCATGGCGTCGTCCAATCGCCCCATGCGCGCAGTACCCACGGGGTGGAAGATGGTGGTGGCAATGTCGCCCGCCAGTCGCGCCAAGTCTTCGTCGGTTTGGTATTGCACGCCAGGTTTGTACTCCTCAGGCTTGTATTTGGCGAGGGCCGGTTGGGCTGCGATGCGGCGTGTCACACGGAGCGAATCGGCAGCCACTTTGCGGTCCGCTTCGGTGCTCAGGTAGTTGGGTGCAATCTTGGGCGCATCTGCAAAGTTAGCGCTGGTGATGCTGACCGTGCCACGGCTGGTGGGGTTCAAGTTGCACACGCTGGCCGTGAAGGCAGAGAAGCTGTGCAGCGGTTCACCAAACGCATCTAAGCTGAGCGGCTGCACGTGGTACTCGATGTTGGGATACGGCTGGTCAGCGCTGCTGCGCGTGAAGGCGCCGAGTTGTGAGGGCGCCATGCTCATGGGGCCGCTGCGTTTGAAGGCGTATTCCAAACCAATCTTGGCTTTGCCCCACCAATTGCTGGCCAAGGTGTTGAGGGTTTGAACGCCCTGCACTTTGAAGACTGAGCGAATTTGCAAATGGTCTTGCAAGTTGGCGCCCACGCCTGGCAGGTCAATGACCGGTTCAATGCCGTGTTGTTTCAGAAGCTCAGCAGGACCTAAGCCAGAGAGCTGCAAGATGTGAGGCGTGCCAATGGCACCTGCACTCAGCACCACCGAGTGCTTGGCTGTGACGGTGACATAGCCGTGACCCGTCCACACTTCAACGCCGTTGCAGCGTTGTGTGCCGTCTTCATCATTCGTCATGACGAGCTTGGCAACTTGGGCGGATGACCACAACTCAAAGTTGGGGCGTGCGTAGCATGTGGGGCGAATGAAGGCCTTGGCGGTGTTCCAACGCCAGCCGCTTTTTTGGTTCACTTCAAAGTAACCCACGCCTTCGTTGTTGCCACGGTTGAAGTCGTCGGTGGCGGGAATGCCCGCTTGCACAGCGGCTTGTGCAAACGCGTCGAGCACATCCCAGCGCAAGCGTTGCTTTTCGACCCGCCATTCACCGCCTGCAATGTGATGGCGCAAGGTTTCGCCGTACACGGTGTTGTCTGCCAGCAGCACTTCGCTGCGCTCGCCTTTGGCGCCGTGGGACGCATTGGCGCCGGCGTGGTGGTCTTCGTGGAGTTTGAAATAGGGCAGGGCGTTGTCCCAACGCCAGCGCGCGTCGCCGGTGATGTCGGCCCATTGGTCGTAGTCACGCGCTTGGCCGCGCATGTAAATCATGCCGTTGATGCTAGAGCAGCCGCCCAGCACTTTGCCGCGTGGGTAGCGCAAGCTGCGACCATTCAAGCCTTCATCGGGTGCGGTGTTGTAAAGCCAATCGGTGCGCGGGTTGCCAATGCAGTGCAAGTAGCCAACGGGGATGTGAATCCAGTGGTAATCGTCTTTGCGGCCTGCTTCGATGAGCAGCACACGTTTGCTGGCGTTGGCGCTTAGGCGGTTGGCGAGCAAGCAGCCAGCGGTGCCGGCGCCGACGATGATGTAGTCAAACTGGGAATCACTCATGCCAAGGTCTCAAGTCTTTGTTGTTGTGTGCATGGATGGTAGCTTGTGCTTGTGGTTCGCTTGCCGTCGCAGTTGTAGTTGTCAGAGAAGGGGCGAGCTGGGCAGTGCGTTTTGCTCCTCGTCTGCTGCGCATCCGAATGTCGCTGCAACACACTACCCAGCCCGCCCCTTCTCTGACAACATGGGCTTCGCTGTTGACACAGCTCAGTCCATGCATATCGGTTGCTTGTAAGCGTCATGCGCCCTTGCGTGTGCAGCGGTAGATTGGGGTGGCATGTTGCAGCGACATTCGGATGCGCAGCAGACGAGGAGCAAAACATGTCGCTCCAAGCTGCCGAGGCACACGCAACCGCGCCAAACCCGAAGAGCAAGAAGTTACTTCGATGTAGGCATCACAAACTCAGCACCTTTGCCAATGCTCTCAGGCCAACGTTGCATGACGCTCTTTTGCTTGGTGTAGAAACGCACACCTTCTTCGCCGTAGGCGTGCATGTCGCCAAACAAGCTCTTCTTCCAGCCGCCAAAGCCGTGCCATGCCATGGGCACAGGAATTGGCACGTTGATGCCGACCATGCCCACTTGGATGTGGCGTGCGAATTCGCGGGCCACGTTGCCGTCGCGGGTGAAGCAGCTCACGCCGTTGCCAAACTCGTGGGCGTTGATGAGGTCCACGGCTTGGGCCAAGTCGGCCACGCGCAGGCAGCTCAACACGGGGCCAAAGATTTCTTCTTTGTAGATGCGCATGTCTGGGGTGACGTTGTCAAACAAGGTGCCGCCCATCCAGAAGCCATCCTTGCAGCCTTCGCCAGCAGACGCGCCATCAAAGTTGCGGCCATCGACCAGCAAGCGTGCGCCTTCTTTCACGCCTTGCTCGATGTAGCCGGTGATGCGCTTGTGCGCAATATCGGTCACGATGGGGCCCATTTCAGCGGCGAGGTTTTCGCCGTTGAGCACTTTCAAAGCTTTGGTGCGCTCAATCAACTTAGGCATGAGGCGATCTGCCACATCGCCCACCAACACGGCCACGCTGATGGCCATGCAGCGTTCACCGGCTGAGCCGTAGGCTGCGCCAATCAGGGCGTCGACTGCTTGATCAATGTCGGCATCGGGCATGACCACCATGTGGTTCTTTGCGCCGCCCAAGGCTTGTACGCGCTTGCCGTGGTGGGCGCCGGTCTCATAAATGTAGTTGGCGATGGGGGTGGAGCCCACAAAGCTCACCGCTTTCACATCGGGGTGAACCAACAAAGCGTCGACCGCTTCTTTGTCGCCTTGCACCACGTTGAATACGCCGTCTGGCAAGCCTGCTTGTTTGAGCAACTCGGCGATGAACAACGAAGGCGATGGGTCAATCGGGCTGGGTTTGAGCACAAAGGTGTTGCCAGCGGCAATGGC
This window contains:
- a CDS encoding CoA-acylating methylmalonate-semialdehyde dehydrogenase, with amino-acid sequence MTQAHIAHYINGAVANGTSTRTQPVYNPATGAVTANVSLANVADVNAAVAAAHKAFPAWADTPPLRRARVMFKFLELLNANKDKLAHMITAEHGKVFTDAQGEVSRGIDIVEFATGIPQLLKGDFTEQVSTGIDNWTMRQPLGVVAGVTPFNFPVMVPAWMFPVAIAAGNTFVLKPSPIDPSPSLFIAELLKQAGLPDGVFNVVQGDKEAVDALLVHPDVKAVSFVGSTPIANYIYETGAHHGKRVQALGGAKNHMVVMPDADIDQAVDALIGAAYGSAGERCMAISVAVLVGDVADRLMPKLIERTKALKVLNGENLAAEMGPIVTDIAHKRITGYIEQGVKEGARLLVDGRNFDGASAGEGCKDGFWMGGTLFDNVTPDMRIYKEEIFGPVLSCLRVADLAQAVDLINAHEFGNGVSCFTRDGNVAREFARHIQVGMVGINVPIPVPMAWHGFGGWKKSLFGDMHAYGEEGVRFYTKQKSVMQRWPESIGKGAEFVMPTSK
- the mreD gene encoding rod shape-determining protein MreD; amino-acid sequence: MIMPRGQQLLLPANPMFILFTLLMALFANMVVNISLVGNAAWMPDFLALTLVFWCVHQPRLVGIGVAFFFGVATDVHQSALLGQHALTYTALGFMAILMHRRLLWFTVPSQAMQVLPMFAVAHALELLVRMMSGALFPGWPIFLAPLLEAVLWPVVSVFLLAPQRRAPNPDANRPL
- the mrdA gene encoding penicillin-binding protein 2; the protein is MRVIRDIESDLRRFRSRMVVVTGAIVVLFSLLSIRLFYLQVVRYDELNAQAENNRTAIVPIVPNRGVIMDRNGIVLATNYSAYTLEITASKVVLPLEEVIEQLSGVIDIQARDKRRFKKQLGESKSFESVPIRNRLSDEEVARFAAQRYRFPGVEIRARLFRNYPYNQLASHVIGYIGRINQAEKGKIEESDDAGNYRGTDYIGKLGVEQSYETQLHGTTGVQEMETSAGGRAVRRLNSSQAIPGNSVVLSIDIKLQKLVEDLYGKRRGALVALDPKTGEVLAFVSKPTFDPNLFVDGIDSENWAALNESIDKPLLNRALRGTYPPGSTYKPFMALAALQTGKRAEKTLISDPGYFMFGNHRFRDDKEGGHGAVDMYKSIVESCDTYYYTLARDMGVDLMHDQMKPLGFGQITGIDILGESRGVLPSTEWKRNTYKKPEQQRWYSGETISLGIGQGYNNFTMLQIAHAMGTVANNGLKMKPHLVREVVDVETKASTLVAKEPIGQLPLSPENLEVIKKGMIGVNVEGTSATSFIGAQYVSAGKTGTAQVFTVKQNEKYNAAAIDERMRDHALFVAFAPADDPKVALAMVVENAGFGAQNAAPIARRVFDFVITGQYPSQEDIEAVQRGQATRPIGKPRPVASVPWPPKAAELAVEEPVVAASAAEKAAAAAAKAASAAAKSASAAAASAAAQKPATTSPR
- a CDS encoding TSUP family transporter; amino-acid sequence: MELFFTTFASALAGFVDSIVGGGGLILLPALFAVYPSTAPATLFGTNKSASVWGTAFATWQYSRRVQVRWSALLPAAATTMVAAFAGAWLVTLVSPEFLRRLLPVVLLVVLIYTLMRKDMGRHHAPRFHGRAELLATSTIGLTIGFYDGFFGPGTGSFFVFLLVRWLGYDFLNASVAAKLLNLSSNIAALILFTMKGHVWWHLALPMAMANVAGSLLGTRMALQHGAGFVRGMFIVVVSALICKTSYDAFLR
- a CDS encoding GMC family oxidoreductase N-terminal domain-containing protein, with the protein product MSDSQFDYIIVGAGTAGCLLANRLSANASKRVLLIEAGRKDDYHWIHIPVGYLHCIGNPRTDWLYNTAPDEGLNGRSLRYPRGKVLGGCSSINGMIYMRGQARDYDQWADITGDARWRWDNALPYFKLHEDHHAGANASHGAKGERSEVLLADNTVYGETLRHHIAGGEWRVEKQRLRWDVLDAFAQAAVQAGIPATDDFNRGNNEGVGYFEVNQKSGWRWNTAKAFIRPTCYARPNFELWSSAQVAKLVMTNDEDGTQRCNGVEVWTGHGYVTVTAKHSVVLSAGAIGTPHILQLSGLGPAELLKQHGIEPVIDLPGVGANLQDHLQIRSVFKVQGVQTLNTLASNWWGKAKIGLEYAFKRSGPMSMAPSQLGAFTRSSADQPYPNIEYHVQPLSLDAFGEPLHSFSAFTASVCNLNPTSRGTVSITSANFADAPKIAPNYLSTEADRKVAADSLRVTRRIAAQPALAKYKPEEYKPGVQYQTDEDLARLAGDIATTIFHPVGTARMGRLDDAMAVVDPELRVRDGRGGVVRGLRVVDASVMPTITSGNTNSPTLMLAEKAAQWLAHEAEQA